In Granulicatella elegans, one genomic interval encodes:
- the ruvB gene encoding Holliday junction branch migration DNA helicase RuvB: MEKHRFVDGSPLDEQEVSTELSLRPQNLQQYIGQQKVKEELSIYIQAARSRQEALDHVLLYGPPGLGKTTLAMVIANELEVGIKTTSGPAIERPGDLVALLNDLNAGDVLFIDEIHRLPRVVEEMLYSAMEDFFVDIVVGQGPTAHPVHFPLPPFTLVGATTRAGALSAPLRDRFGIVSHMEYYDEQSLTEIVKRTASVFESEIHEEAAREVALRSRGTPRIANRLLKRVRDFSQVYEEGAISKEITQKALKVLQVDEKGLDAIDRKLLNAMIDLYDGGPVGLGAIAANISEDAETIEDMYEPYLLQIGFMKRTSRGRMVTPEAYVHLNRRY, from the coding sequence GTGGAAAAACATCGATTTGTAGATGGTAGTCCCTTAGATGAACAAGAAGTGTCAACGGAATTATCATTACGACCGCAAAATTTACAACAATATATTGGTCAGCAAAAAGTAAAAGAAGAGTTATCCATTTATATTCAAGCAGCTCGTAGCAGGCAAGAAGCTTTGGATCATGTCTTATTATATGGCCCCCCTGGATTAGGGAAGACGACTCTAGCAATGGTGATTGCTAATGAATTAGAAGTAGGAATTAAAACAACGAGTGGACCAGCCATTGAACGACCTGGAGATTTAGTCGCTTTATTAAATGATTTAAATGCTGGAGATGTATTGTTTATTGATGAAATTCATCGATTACCTCGTGTAGTAGAAGAAATGCTCTACTCTGCAATGGAAGATTTCTTTGTGGATATTGTGGTAGGACAAGGACCCACGGCTCATCCCGTTCATTTTCCATTACCTCCTTTCACTTTAGTGGGAGCAACAACTCGTGCGGGTGCCTTATCTGCTCCATTAAGGGATCGTTTTGGAATTGTGTCCCATATGGAATATTATGATGAACAATCATTAACAGAAATTGTGAAGCGAACAGCTAGTGTATTTGAAAGTGAGATTCATGAAGAAGCAGCTCGAGAGGTTGCTCTTCGGTCAAGAGGAACGCCTCGTATTGCCAATCGATTATTAAAACGTGTGCGTGATTTTTCTCAAGTATATGAAGAAGGTGCCATTTCAAAAGAAATTACGCAAAAAGCGCTCAAAGTCCTTCAAGTAGATGAAAAAGGATTAGATGCGATTGATCGTAAATTATTAAATGCGATGATTGATTTATATGATGGTGGGCCAGTAGGATTAGGAGCGATTGCTGCCAATATTTCTGAAGATGCTGAAACAATCGAAGATATGTATGAACCGTATTTATTACAAATTGGATTTATGAAGCGAACTTCAAGAGGAAGAATGGTAACACCAGAAGCTTATGTTCATTTGAACAGAAGATATTAG
- the pip gene encoding prolyl aminopeptidase produces the protein MENVSLFPPIEPFNEFYLEVSSAHQLFVMESGNPSGKPVIIVHGGPGGGSSPVTRQLFNPEVYRMIQFDQRGCGKSVPFLSLEENTTQHLVSDMEKIREKLGIEKWIVFGGSWGTTLSLHYAIQYPERVMGLILRGIFLGRQEDTDWLYQKGASDFFPDQFAPYLNHIPVEEQDDLVTAYYKRLTSDDASIRLEAARQWARWEGGIVTLLPRKTIGEESDEDMLAIAIMECHYFYHHCFVEDDNYILNHADSLKGIPIKIVHGRYDVDCRPSGAYDLHQKLPHAELVISTAAGHAQMEPSTVKELMRFAREFE, from the coding sequence ATGGAAAACGTTAGTTTATTTCCACCAATTGAACCTTTTAATGAGTTTTACTTAGAAGTTTCTTCAGCACATCAACTATTTGTGATGGAATCAGGAAATCCAAGTGGAAAGCCGGTCATTATTGTTCATGGTGGACCAGGAGGAGGTTCAAGTCCGGTAACCCGTCAATTGTTTAATCCGGAGGTTTACCGTATGATTCAATTTGACCAACGTGGTTGCGGGAAAAGTGTACCGTTTCTTTCATTAGAGGAGAATACCACGCAACATTTAGTTTCTGATATGGAGAAAATCCGTGAAAAGCTTGGAATTGAAAAATGGATTGTGTTCGGTGGAAGTTGGGGGACGACTTTATCTCTTCATTATGCCATCCAATATCCAGAAAGAGTTATGGGATTAATTCTACGTGGGATTTTCTTAGGGAGACAAGAAGATACTGATTGGTTGTACCAAAAAGGAGCTAGTGATTTCTTCCCAGATCAATTTGCGCCTTATTTGAACCATATTCCAGTTGAAGAACAAGATGATTTAGTAACAGCTTATTATAAAAGGTTAACTAGTGATGATGCGTCTATCCGTTTAGAAGCTGCTCGTCAATGGGCTAGATGGGAAGGTGGCATTGTTACCTTATTACCTAGAAAAACTATTGGTGAGGAATCAGACGAAGATATGCTTGCGATAGCCATTATGGAATGTCATTATTTCTACCATCATTGCTTTGTAGAAGATGATAATTATATTCTTAATCATGCAGATTCATTAAAAGGTATTCCAATTAAAATTGTTCATGGTAGATATGATGTCGATTGCCGTCCAAGTGGGGCATATGATTTACATCAAAAATTGCCACATGCTGAATTAGTCATTTCTACTGCTGCAGGACATGCACAAATGGAACCATCAACGGTCAAAGAATTAATGAGATTTGCAAGGGAGTTTGAATAA
- a CDS encoding Cna B-type domain-containing protein, which yields MVKRKRKFKLLVSIILVSLLFLGHLVSGYTTFADNQGENNSEDNEYSLNLRLFRPDFSNFESIFATYTNYWMHDPEQKVFDQDEWALKDFLVEHELHIEGEANTVVKNMTYTAEIYNWDGNISFEDIKIPYNKVEVEYYNKDDGNPVEPYLLHYDLYLKKADGKMILKIPRLAPKATYTGSIEDVKLIIVKEIKIGEADPERNNVYLDGVSGDDSLDGKLGRAVKSFARAKEIATNNQKIKRIIVIGTTRIEGEVSLAGTNAKILRGKDFNDYLFRVESGKEATLSDIAVDGNGENNKTIEKSLVEVNSKAILNINDGSVLKNNQIKAIEDTATIGGAIYASSATINMTGGSVENNQATYGGGIYLDSSTMNFSGGTVQNNKSDLVIDRSVSPTQYYSAGGGILANEGSTINMSTDAKVLNNYAQEIGGGISLGSNQWGATNVLKMSGGTIDGNIAGSAGGGIFVQAKYFSGGASKAYIDGGKITNNEMDASGYTEKMFGGGRIYVNGANNNYNVQGANGELYLKNVVITDNESIEEGAGYASCPISKTKIYVTNGAAIYGNKTTSNVNEIYILCMKNLWLHGGNPEYDISKRMLGGVPYNWKNEDNSPLDESKHKGILSKDGEYLGLHTDEKGNELTANLKKVLISGNKSKTKGGGIGSNGTVTIGTEETTSVSVEKKWIEDNNVDQKHPESVTVKLIANIENKEYEIESRQLSEENNWKTTFTDLPTKAGEKDIIYSIKEVKVDGYTGKITGTAKDGFVVTNTREVEKVFVEGAKTWNDKNNQDGKRPTEITINLLKNGTKVATKKVTEKDGWKWKFENLDKYENGELINYTIVEEKVEGYTTEVEGYNVKNSYTPRKTSIQVTKAWKDGNNQDKKRPDSVTIELLADGKETGKKVVLTKDNNWTGSFTDLDEYKDGKKIVYTVKEKAVGNGYVSVVTGTAKDGFVVTNTREVEKVSVEGAKTWNDKNNQDGKRPTEITINLLKNGTKVATKKVTEKDGWKWKFENLDKYENGELINYTIVEEKVEGYTTEVEGYNVKNSYTPGKTSIQVTKAWKDGNNQDGKRPDSVTIELLADGKETGKKVVLTKDNNWTGTFTDLDEYKAGKKIEYTVKEEAVGNGYTSVVTGTAKDGFVVTNVRTPNVPPEKPNKELPKTGDGMNSSLYGGLMLTSGSLLLLIGYIRKKYIK from the coding sequence ATGGTTAAAAGAAAGAGAAAATTTAAATTACTTGTATCTATCATATTGGTGTCACTGCTATTTTTAGGGCATCTGGTTTCAGGATATACAACATTTGCAGACAATCAAGGTGAAAACAATTCTGAGGATAACGAATACAGTCTTAATCTCAGATTGTTTCGTCCTGATTTTTCTAATTTTGAAAGCATATTTGCAACATACACAAATTATTGGATGCATGACCCTGAACAAAAGGTTTTTGACCAAGATGAATGGGCATTAAAAGATTTTCTTGTTGAACATGAGCTTCATATAGAGGGAGAAGCAAATACAGTTGTAAAAAATATGACATATACGGCAGAGATCTACAACTGGGATGGAAATATATCCTTTGAAGATATAAAGATTCCATACAACAAGGTAGAAGTAGAATATTATAATAAAGATGACGGAAATCCGGTGGAGCCATATCTACTTCATTATGATTTATATCTTAAAAAAGCCGATGGAAAAATGATCCTGAAAATTCCAAGACTTGCACCAAAGGCAACATATACAGGTTCAATCGAAGATGTAAAATTGATTATTGTAAAAGAAATTAAAATTGGCGAAGCTGATCCTGAAAGGAACAATGTATATTTAGATGGTGTTTCAGGCGATGATAGCTTAGATGGGAAATTGGGCAGAGCTGTCAAATCTTTTGCTCGAGCAAAGGAAATAGCTACTAACAATCAGAAAATAAAGAGAATTATTGTAATTGGTACTACTCGTATAGAAGGTGAAGTATCATTAGCAGGAACGAATGCAAAGATACTCAGAGGAAAAGATTTTAATGATTATTTGTTCCGTGTAGAGTCTGGAAAAGAAGCCACACTATCGGATATTGCAGTTGATGGCAATGGAGAAAATAATAAAACAATTGAAAAATCTCTTGTTGAGGTGAATAGTAAAGCAATATTAAATATTAATGATGGCTCAGTTTTAAAGAATAATCAAATCAAAGCTATCGAAGATACTGCAACGATAGGGGGTGCTATTTATGCGTCATCTGCAACCATAAATATGACGGGTGGAAGCGTTGAAAACAATCAAGCGACATATGGCGGAGGAATTTATTTAGATAGTTCCACAATGAATTTTTCTGGTGGAACTGTTCAAAATAATAAATCCGATTTAGTTATAGATAGAAGTGTTTCACCTACTCAATATTATTCAGCTGGTGGTGGAATACTTGCAAATGAGGGATCTACTATAAATATGTCTACCGATGCAAAAGTATTAAATAACTATGCACAAGAAATTGGTGGTGGAATCAGCTTAGGTTCTAACCAATGGGGTGCTACAAATGTTCTAAAAATGAGTGGTGGAACAATTGATGGCAATATAGCGGGTTCAGCTGGTGGTGGAATTTTTGTTCAAGCAAAGTATTTTAGTGGTGGTGCTTCTAAAGCATATATTGATGGAGGTAAAATTACCAATAATGAGATGGATGCAAGTGGATATACTGAAAAAATGTTTGGCGGTGGTAGAATCTATGTAAATGGTGCGAATAATAATTATAATGTTCAAGGTGCTAATGGTGAGCTTTACCTAAAGAATGTTGTAATCACTGATAATGAATCCATAGAAGAAGGCGCTGGATATGCTTCATGCCCAATATCAAAAACTAAAATTTATGTGACAAATGGTGCTGCTATCTACGGCAATAAAACGACTTCAAATGTTAATGAAATCTATATATTATGTATGAAAAATCTATGGCTTCATGGTGGTAATCCTGAATATGATATTTCCAAAAGGATGTTAGGAGGAGTACCATACAACTGGAAAAATGAGGATAATTCTCCTTTAGATGAAAGTAAGCATAAGGGCATTTTAAGTAAGGATGGAGAATATCTAGGTTTACACACAGATGAGAAAGGTAATGAATTAACTGCAAATCTCAAAAAAGTATTAATTAGTGGTAACAAATCAAAAACTAAAGGTGGTGGTATTGGTAGCAATGGTACTGTTACTATAGGTACAGAAGAAACGACAAGTGTATCGGTAGAAAAGAAATGGATAGAGGATAATAACGTTGATCAAAAGCACCCGGAATCAGTTACGGTTAAATTAATTGCCAATATCGAAAATAAAGAATATGAAATCGAAAGCAGACAATTAAGTGAAGAAAATAATTGGAAAACAACTTTTACTGATTTACCTACTAAAGCAGGTGAAAAAGATATAATTTACTCTATAAAGGAAGTTAAAGTAGATGGGTATACTGGGAAAATCACAGGAACAGCTAAAGATGGATTTGTAGTAACAAATACAAGAGAAGTAGAAAAAGTATTCGTTGAAGGTGCTAAGACTTGGAACGATAAAAACAATCAAGACGGAAAGAGACCAACAGAAATCACAATCAATCTGTTAAAGAACGGAACTAAAGTGGCTACAAAGAAAGTTACCGAAAAAGATGGCTGGAAATGGAAATTTGAAAATCTTGACAAATATGAAAATGGGGAATTGATCAACTACACAATCGTAGAAGAAAAGGTAGAAGGTTATACAACAGAAGTAGAAGGATATAATGTTAAGAACTCATACACACCAAGAAAGACAAGTATACAGGTAACAAAGGCTTGGAAAGATGGAAATAACCAAGATAAGAAGAGACCTGATAGTGTAACAATAGAATTACTAGCAGACGGAAAAGAAACAGGAAAGAAAGTTGTATTAACAAAAGATAATAACTGGACAGGAAGTTTCACAGACCTTGATGAATACAAAGACGGAAAGAAAATAGTATATACAGTTAAGGAAAAAGCTGTAGGAAATGGTTATGTAAGTGTTGTTACAGGAACAGCTAAAGATGGATTTGTAGTAACAAATACAAGAGAAGTAGAAAAAGTATCCGTTGAAGGTGCTAAGACTTGGAACGATAAAAACAATCAAGACGGAAAGAGACCAACAGAAATCACAATCAATCTATTAAAGAACGGAACAAAAGTAGCTACAAAGAAAGTTACGGAAAAAGATGGCTGGAAATGGAAGTTTGAAAATCTTGACAAATATGAAAATGGGGAATTGATCAACTACACAATCGTAGAAGAAAAGGTAGAAGGTTATACAACAGAAGTAGAAGGATATAATGTTAAGAACTCATACACACCAGGAAAGACAAGTATACAGGTAACAAAGGCTTGGAAAGATGGAAATAACCAAGACGGAAAGAGACCTGATAGTGTAACAATAGAATTACTAGCAGACGGAAAAGAAACAGGAAAGAAAGTTGTATTAACAAAAGATAATAACTGGACAGGAACTTTCACAGACCTTGATGAATACAAGGCAGGCAAAAAGATTGAATATACAGTCAAGGAAGAAGCTGTAGGAAATGGTTATACAAGTGTTGTTACAGGAACAGCTAAAGATGGATTTGTAGTAACTAATGTTAGAACACCAAATGTACCGCCTGAAAAACCAAATAAAGAATTACCAAAAACAGGAGATGGAATGAATTCATCTTTATATGGGGGGCTTATGTTAACATCAGGTTCTTTGCTGTTACTTATTGGATATATACGCAAAAAATATATAAAGTAG
- the era gene encoding GTPase Era, with product MSKQFKSGFVAIVGRPNVGKSTFMNYVLGQKIAIMSDKAQTTRNKIQGVYTNKDCQIVFLDTPGIHKPKHELGNFMVESAYSALKEVDAVLFMVNAAEKRGPGDDFIIEKLKKIKTPVFLVLNKIDLISPDELLDRVESYQETIPFAGIIPISVLQGNNVQELMTTLTNHLPEGPQYYPSDQITDHPEYFVVSELIREKILHLTKEEIPHSVAVTVDKMQKDEYDKVHVYANIIVERPTQKGIIIGKGGKLLKEIGVRARKDIEQLLGNKVYLELWVKVEKDWRKKKSHLQDFGYRTTDYKD from the coding sequence ATGTCAAAACAATTTAAATCAGGTTTTGTAGCAATTGTTGGTAGACCAAATGTAGGAAAATCTACTTTTATGAATTATGTATTAGGGCAAAAAATTGCGATTATGTCGGATAAAGCTCAAACAACACGTAACAAAATTCAAGGGGTTTATACAAATAAAGATTGTCAAATCGTCTTTTTAGATACTCCAGGAATTCATAAACCAAAGCATGAACTAGGAAACTTTATGGTGGAGAGTGCTTATTCTGCATTAAAAGAAGTGGATGCTGTATTATTTATGGTGAATGCTGCAGAAAAAAGAGGTCCTGGTGATGATTTCATTATTGAAAAATTAAAGAAAATTAAAACACCTGTATTTTTAGTGTTAAATAAAATTGATTTAATTTCTCCAGATGAATTATTAGACCGAGTTGAATCGTATCAAGAAACGATTCCATTTGCTGGAATTATTCCAATTTCAGTTTTACAAGGAAATAATGTTCAAGAATTGATGACAACTTTAACAAATCATTTACCAGAAGGTCCTCAATATTATCCAAGTGATCAAATTACAGATCATCCTGAATACTTCGTTGTATCTGAGTTAATTCGTGAGAAAATCTTACATTTAACAAAAGAAGAAATTCCTCACTCAGTAGCCGTTACTGTAGATAAAATGCAAAAAGATGAGTATGATAAAGTACATGTTTATGCCAATATTATTGTGGAACGTCCAACCCAAAAAGGAATTATCATCGGTAAAGGTGGTAAATTACTGAAAGAAATTGGTGTTAGAGCAAGAAAAGATATCGAACAATTACTAGGAAATAAAGTATATTTAGAATTATGGGTTAAAGTAGAAAAAGATTGGCGTAAGAAAAAAAGCCACTTACAAGACTTTGGCTATCGTACAACAGACTATAAAGATTAA
- the ruvA gene encoding Holliday junction branch migration protein RuvA — MYEYLKGELVVVQPTYIVVENYGIGYQIMFANPYRIQSKLNEVIRVELQQIVREDSITLYGFLSDEEKELFQKLISVSGIGPKSAVSILANDDVNGFIQAVESGNITYLTKFPGVGKKTAQQIVLDLKGKFTNIVVEEVATPKVETTTGVKHLEEAREALLGLGYSTKEITKVWKELETAAPQTTQEALSIAFKLLMK; from the coding sequence ATGTACGAGTATTTAAAAGGAGAATTAGTGGTAGTTCAGCCAACCTATATTGTCGTAGAAAATTATGGAATTGGGTATCAAATTATGTTTGCCAATCCTTATCGTATCCAATCAAAATTGAATGAAGTCATTCGAGTAGAGCTTCAACAAATTGTTCGAGAAGATTCAATTACATTGTATGGTTTTTTAAGTGATGAAGAAAAAGAATTATTCCAAAAATTAATTAGTGTTTCTGGAATTGGACCTAAAAGTGCAGTATCCATTTTAGCAAATGATGATGTGAATGGTTTTATTCAAGCAGTAGAATCAGGCAATATTACATATTTAACAAAATTTCCGGGAGTGGGTAAGAAAACTGCTCAACAAATTGTATTAGATTTAAAAGGAAAATTCACGAATATTGTTGTGGAAGAAGTAGCTACTCCAAAAGTAGAGACAACAACTGGGGTTAAACACTTAGAAGAAGCAAGAGAAGCATTATTAGGATTAGGATATTCTACCAAAGAAATTACAAAAGTTTGGAAAGAGTTAGAAACAGCAGCTCCTCAAACAACGCAAGAAGCATTATCCATTGCCTTTAAATTATTGATGAAATAG
- the recO gene encoding DNA repair protein RecO, whose product MEYFQKFTGIVLFRQEYKEHDMIVKIFSREFGKQMFFVRNLQRSSHPLSAATLPFTRAVFIGTIHQNGFSFIRECLEVQNHRRIYEQIEVQAVMTYMMQLVDAVMEDRIVNTELYDLLENCIRAVENDLDPFILMHYFELKMLKYFGVAFQWQQCCFCEESVGPFDISLKHHGLFCSKHFEKDEKRLQLNPKAVHIARILVAMKSPLRIQSLSLSSETKADLKRLCDSLMDEYVGIRLKGKKFIDKMEDWQQQLQIRRNKTEEK is encoded by the coding sequence ATGGAATACTTTCAAAAGTTTACCGGCATTGTTTTATTCCGACAAGAATATAAAGAACATGATATGATTGTTAAGATTTTCTCTCGAGAGTTTGGGAAGCAAATGTTCTTTGTAAGAAATTTACAACGCTCGAGCCATCCTTTATCTGCAGCAACGTTACCATTTACGAGAGCTGTTTTTATCGGAACCATTCATCAAAATGGCTTTAGTTTTATAAGGGAATGCCTTGAAGTACAAAACCATCGACGTATTTATGAACAAATTGAAGTTCAAGCGGTTATGACGTATATGATGCAATTAGTCGATGCTGTGATGGAAGATCGTATCGTAAATACAGAGTTGTATGATTTATTAGAAAATTGCATTCGTGCAGTAGAAAATGATTTAGATCCATTTATTTTAATGCATTATTTTGAATTGAAAATGTTAAAATATTTTGGGGTTGCGTTTCAATGGCAACAGTGTTGTTTTTGCGAAGAGTCGGTCGGACCATTTGATATTTCGTTGAAACATCATGGATTATTCTGTTCGAAACATTTTGAGAAAGATGAAAAGAGATTACAGTTAAATCCAAAAGCTGTTCATATTGCCAGAATTCTTGTTGCTATGAAATCTCCCTTGCGAATTCAATCATTGAGTCTATCTTCAGAAACAAAAGCTGATTTAAAAAGGTTATGCGATTCATTGATGGATGAATATGTAGGGATTCGATTGAAAGGTAAAAAATTTATTGACAAAATGGAAGATTGGCAACAACAATTACAAATTCGTCGAAATAAAACAGAAGAAAAATGA
- a CDS encoding peroxiredoxin codes for MFITRHNAPYELKGELPIVGEKAPHFSLECIHGEIKTPESFAGRVTLISVVPDINTRVCDIQTKSFHKKMKEHPSIQLVTISKNNKDEFKNWCSANDVAMEMLCDVDFTFGEAYGIYVPELSVDQRSIFVLDQNGTIVYQEIVQEMTDEPNYDEAIRVALTHL; via the coding sequence ATGTTTATTACACGACACAATGCCCCATATGAATTAAAAGGAGAATTACCAATAGTAGGAGAAAAAGCTCCTCACTTTTCATTAGAATGTATTCATGGAGAAATAAAAACTCCAGAATCATTTGCTGGAAGAGTAACGTTAATCAGCGTTGTTCCAGATATTAATACTCGAGTTTGCGATATTCAAACAAAATCCTTCCATAAAAAAATGAAAGAACATCCAAGTATTCAATTAGTGACGATTAGTAAAAATAACAAAGACGAATTTAAAAATTGGTGTTCGGCAAATGATGTTGCTATGGAAATGTTATGTGATGTTGATTTTACATTTGGAGAAGCATATGGTATTTATGTTCCTGAATTAAGCGTAGACCAACGTTCGATTTTTGTACTCGATCAAAATGGAACAATTGTTTATCAAGAAATTGTTCAAGAAATGACAGATGAACCAAATTACGATGAAGCCATTCGAGTAGCATTAACTCACTTATAA
- the queA gene encoding tRNA preQ1(34) S-adenosylmethionine ribosyltransferase-isomerase QueA codes for MNYTTQDFDFELPEELIAQTPLKDRTSSRLLVVNKTEHSVIDKHFSEIIDYLEEGDTLVVNNTRVLPARLYGEKEGTGAHIEVLLLHNTHGDCWETLVKPAKRMKVGTVVSFGDGRLKATVTEELEQGGRMIEFQYDGVFLEILESLGEMPLPPYIKERLEDQERYQTVYAKENGSAAAPTAGLHFTNELMEKIQQKGIQIVPITLHVGLGTFRPVSVDHLEDHKMHSEYYHISKETAEVIAETKKNGKRVIAVGTTSIRTLETVGSANHGEIVPSSGWTDIFISPGYEFKVVDAFITNFHLPKSTLVMLVSAYLGRDFTLEAYHHAIRERYRFFSFGDAMFVHR; via the coding sequence ATGAATTATACAACTCAAGATTTTGATTTTGAATTACCAGAAGAACTGATTGCTCAAACACCGTTGAAAGATCGGACTTCATCACGTTTATTAGTCGTTAATAAAACAGAACATAGTGTCATAGATAAACATTTTTCTGAAATTATCGATTATTTAGAAGAAGGTGATACATTAGTTGTCAATAATACGAGAGTATTGCCAGCGAGATTATATGGTGAAAAAGAGGGAACAGGCGCTCATATTGAAGTGCTACTATTGCACAATACGCATGGAGATTGTTGGGAAACTCTTGTAAAGCCAGCTAAAAGAATGAAAGTCGGAACAGTTGTATCCTTTGGTGATGGACGATTAAAGGCAACTGTGACAGAAGAATTAGAGCAAGGTGGAAGAATGATTGAATTTCAATACGATGGAGTATTTTTAGAAATTTTAGAATCATTAGGTGAAATGCCTTTACCACCGTATATCAAAGAACGATTAGAAGATCAAGAACGTTATCAAACAGTTTATGCAAAAGAAAATGGTTCTGCAGCTGCTCCAACAGCAGGGTTACATTTTACAAATGAATTAATGGAAAAAATTCAACAAAAAGGCATTCAAATTGTTCCGATTACCTTACATGTTGGATTAGGCACCTTTAGACCTGTTTCTGTAGATCACTTAGAAGACCATAAAATGCATTCGGAATATTATCATATTTCAAAAGAAACAGCAGAGGTCATTGCAGAAACAAAGAAAAATGGAAAACGAGTGATTGCGGTTGGGACTACTTCGATTCGTACATTAGAAACAGTAGGGTCCGCTAATCATGGAGAAATTGTTCCAAGTAGTGGATGGACAGATATTTTCATTTCCCCAGGATATGAATTTAAAGTAGTGGATGCTTTTATTACGAATTTCCATTTGCCGAAATCAACATTAGTGATGTTAGTGAGCGCTTATTTAGGGCGTGACTTTACATTAGAAGCTTATCATCATGCTATTCGTGAACGTTATCGTTTCTTTAGTTTTGGAGATGCTATGTTTGTTCATCGTTAA
- a CDS encoding uracil-DNA glycosylase family protein, translating into MRTVSFEQLKEQIMQDEENHVFTEQGIEPLFWIPETAKILIIGQAPGLKAQESRKFFLDKSGDRLREWLGIDEMLFYESGLFAVVPMDFYYPGKGKSGDKPPRKGFASKWHPLVLPLLKQVECILLVGSYAQNYYLKETKKENVTETVRNYSEYLPNYFPLVHPSPLNIRWMKKNPWFEEEVLPELKMIVKNIIKKENE; encoded by the coding sequence ATGAGAACCGTGTCTTTTGAACAGTTAAAAGAACAAATTATGCAGGATGAAGAAAATCATGTCTTTACAGAACAAGGAATTGAACCATTATTTTGGATTCCGGAAACAGCTAAAATTTTAATTATTGGTCAAGCACCAGGATTGAAAGCTCAAGAAAGTCGTAAATTTTTCCTAGATAAAAGTGGAGACCGTTTAAGAGAATGGCTTGGAATTGATGAAATGCTATTTTACGAATCAGGATTATTTGCAGTGGTTCCAATGGATTTTTACTATCCTGGAAAAGGAAAAAGTGGAGATAAACCACCTCGAAAAGGATTTGCATCAAAATGGCATCCATTAGTTTTACCATTATTGAAACAAGTCGAGTGCATCCTGTTAGTTGGATCATATGCACAAAACTATTATCTAAAAGAAACGAAAAAAGAAAATGTAACTGAAACTGTAAGAAATTACTCTGAATACTTGCCAAACTATTTTCCATTGGTACATCCTTCCCCTTTAAATATAAGGTGGATGAAGAAAAATCCATGGTTTGAAGAAGAAGTATTACCAGAATTAAAAATGATTGTAAAAAATATAATAAAAAAGGAGAATGAATGA